The Gossypium hirsutum isolate 1008001.06 chromosome D02, Gossypium_hirsutum_v2.1, whole genome shotgun sequence region acatgttattttaattattttaatatttattctaattttgtTCTGTAGGTAAAAGATGAAACCATTGATATGAAATTTAgaatttatgagataaattaggaattagtttatatgttctaaatttttaagattttataattgagaataagagtttatgtttttaaattttattttatgttttttataaatattaaaaatgaaatttcctttgaagttctatgcaaaaaaaaaatatattttgacaataattaagttggcatgttattatatatattatattttaaaccaaaacattttatttattatcattttaaaataataataaaaatattcgtATTTATAATGTAtagtttatgttatgtttttgttatatttttttattggcatgttatttttattattttaatataaatttttttattttttatgtacgtaAAAGATTAAACCATTGAGATGAAATTGGTAAATAAGAtcattgagttggaatttataaggtatatttattttgttaatgtagTATAGCAAAAAAATATGATATGGACAAAACTGTtagatttttttgtaattaaaagcaatatataaaatttacctatattgataaatatttaaaatgagcCGGATGAGGAGTGTGGGGGGAAAACTATTAGATGTTCTGCCTATCAGATAAGCACCACCAGGGGTCACTAATGCCGTCTATTAAATAGGCACCACACCCCTATACTCATTTTTTTTTGACGAAATTATGTCAGAATCAAAGATGATGCCGCCTATGCATCACCCTCCACCCATTtgaatgtaccattttggtacataatttttGCAACATGccatttaagtattttttaatattatttagataaaaaaactccagtttattttattttattttattctgagCAACCACATTTCACAATGCAATGCAAACACGGCACTATACAGAGAAAGGAGTCTCCCATGTCCAAAAACAAGTGTATGTTCATTTCCTACATTCAACTACCCTGTTATCTACATTTATTAACCCAACAAATTTTCATTTAGAACAATAAACAATACATAGTCAATTTAGACAAAGTGATTCATCCATACAAGGATCCTGCCAAATTTTGGTCTGAAAAatggaggaagaagaaaagacaTTCTCAAAACACACAATTCAGCTTTCCCAAGAGGGAAAGGAACAGGATGACACTATTGGAGATAGGAGAGAAATGTGTGACAAATTGACAATAGCATAGCTTTAAGGTTGACGAAGAATAAATGTAGGTTTGATCTCTCCTACCACGTGTTGTCTCTAAATAGGCCAGTTGATTTCTTGTTAGATAAGTAATGTGACATTAGATGACCAAGCAAAGTATAGGAGTCACAAGCAATAGATATTTTGTCGAAGTGTCAAGagtgattgggttgggttgcatgtTACCTATGACTTGGAGGAACAGGCGAAGGTGACCTGATGGCAAAGCATGTGTGACAAAAACAAGTCAAGGAGCCCAGAACTAAAGCAATTCCTAAATTCCGAAGAGACACACAACTCTTTGCTCCTAGAACACACCATAAACTTCTAATTTTGGTAGAAGTATGGTAAAAGCTCTTATACTAGTTGTCAAATTACATTTTGtcctatttattaaaaaaataaacaaatcagtCATGATACATAAGATCAAAGAAcaaactgattttttttattaaatattcttttaattctattaaaaattggttCTTTTACACCGTGAGGTACGTGTAGCACATCACGTGTAATTATCTGATTATTAAACCAGACACACCAGTTTTTAAGAgtaaaaaatggataaaaatattaattgaaaatacTAATTTGCTCTTAGATTTAATGTACAAAGACTAATTTCTAATTTTCCTTTGAAGGATTATCTCAGCATAAATGGGCTACTTCAACTATCACAATGGTACATCTTTAACCATCTTTCTATGATCAAGTAATACTCGCTCCTCGAGCGACTATGTAGCATAGTAGCAGCAATTGAAGTGATAAGCCTAAACAAAATCCGAATTTCTCACTAACTTCCACAGCCTCACCTGCTCTTGCACTTCAGCTTCCTCCTGTTGCTCGTGTTCCCAGTTTCTCCGCTCAGACTCGCAATCCCTCTCATGTTAAATGAGATGAATAGCTTAACTGCTATACGAGGTGGTAATTTTGTCAATCTGTCACAACTCACAAGCATAACAAATGAAGGGATAGTCGTTCAAATTCTCATGCAAACCACGAATGAAAGTTTTGCATACATAATACAGCCAAACAAGCCACATACCATTATAGCAGTCATAAATGTTACAATCCCAgacaagatatatatataatattaatcaaagaccagaaattaaaaatagttcaaaatGTTACTTTTGCTATGATCAGCAATTGTAGTAGCAAGTAAAGGCAAAGTCAGCAACTAACACTTTCAAATGCTGCAATAACAGTACAAAAGCAATCACTTGTAAGCAGCAATGAAAGAAAATTTGGCAACTAAAATACCATAGTACAGAGCTTCTCAGTGTGCAAATACAGTGTCATTGCGTCTAGGAGGTCTATCAGGAATTGTTCCTGGTTTGAATTTAGAAGCTTCATGCTTTGCCAGCTCATGAGGCACAGGGCTGCCACTTTGAACAAGCATCTGCTTGAGATCGAAGAAGACATCGGTGTCGTGAAGAGTCAAAAATGTTGTAGCCACACCAGTCTTCCCTGCACGTCCTGTTCTTCCAATACGATGCGTATACATTTCAATATTACCAGGCATATCATAGTTTATTACATGAGCCACATCTGGAATATCAATTCCACGACCTGCAACATCTGTAGCAACAAGGACATTGAATCTCTTGGCCCTAAAACCCTCAAGGCTAATTTCTCTCTGCTCCTGTGACCTTCCACCATGCAAAGTTGTTACTTTATAACCAGACTTATCAAGATTCTTTGAAATAGTATCAGCATTCTTCTTGGTATTGACAAACACAATTGCGGTCTTATCCCCAAGCTCATCAAGCAACTTCTGTAATCTCGGAAACTTCTCTGATTCCTTCACCATCATCACATGTTGAGAAATTAAATCGGTAGCCTTTCCAGCTGTACCAATGGTGACCACAACAGGATTCCTTAAATATTTCCTAGCTAGCCTCTCAACAGCGGGAGGCATCGTAGCACTAAACATATAAGTAGTCCGATATATCCttttttcatcaagctcttcatCTTCATTCTCCGGTTTCAAATTACTGGATGGCATAGCATCCAATACACCAACAACTTGGGGTTCAAAACCCATATCTATCATCCTATCAGCTTCATCAAGAACCACATAATTACACTGATTCAACACAGCATACCGCCTCTCTAAACAATCGAGCAAACGACCGGGGGTCGCAATAACAACCTCACAACCTTGTCTAATCCTAAACCCTTGTTCCTCTATTGACTGACCACCAACAATTGAAACAACTTTAATACCTAAATAATGTGCAAACTTCATGGTTTCATCCTCAATTTGTTGAGCAAGTTCACGAGTCGGAGCCATTACAACAGCATAAGGCCCCTCAGCTTCATTCTCTTCACTCATAGGAGGTAATCTAGATATATAAGCTAACATAGGCAAAACAAAAGCAGCAGTCTTACCTGATCCTGTCTCTGCAATCCCAATTACATCCCTTTGTTGCAACCCCAAAGGAATAGCCGCCATTTGTATAGGTGAAGGCTTCTTATACCCAACTCTTTCCACTGCTTTCAATAACTCGGCAGTCAATTTACTCTCACTCCAACTCCTCATTGGGCGTGGTATTTTCGACCCTTTATAGGAAATATTAAAATCTTCCCTGAAAATCCTCCAATCTCTTTCAGTCATTTCCTCAAGCTTCTTATCAGACCAATGCTTATCGACCCTCATATCAAAAGTATCATAAGTATTCGCTGCTTCTTCTTTTAACTTCTGTGCCGCAGCTTCCTCTGGTTTCTCTTCAACCCCATCTTTTTTCCTAATTTCGTCTCTCATCTCCTTTTCATTCTTAGCCGCTAACTTCTTCTGTTCTCTCCGATCCATCCCAGCTCTAAACCCTCTCCCAAACAAAAGCTGAGCCTCATGAGGGTTTTGATACAAAGAATTCATATCCCTCGAAGTATCTTCCGTGTTTTCCCAATCGAAAGAAAACCTAAATTTCTCACTAGGTTTGATAACCCTTTTCTTGGGCTTCTTCGATCCGAGATATTGCTCTTTAATCGCTTCCAACTCCTTCTCCCTTTCCCTCTCCGCTAACTTCTCCGACCTCGCCCGTTCCCGCGCCTTGGCTTCCTCCTCCCGCTCGCGCTCACGGTTCCTCCGCTCAGACTCTCGATCCCTCTCACGCTGCCGTTCCCGGTCGCGTCGGTCGGAAGAATCAGAAGTGGGTTTACCAGAAGAAGAATCGGAACGGTTATTGGCGGCGCCATTGGCGGAACGGAGGTCTTCGATGCGGCGTTTCTGTTGGGCGCGTTGCTCCTCGAGGCGTTGAAGGGCTAACTGTTCGCGTTGGGCTTTGGTTAAAAACACGGGTTTTGGAGGATTGTTGTTGCTCATGGCTTGTGAAGAAGACGACGGCTTTCAAATTGGTAAAGTTGCAGAGGAAAGCAAATATGAGGTACTGAAGATACTCCAATGATGAATTTCGAGGTTTTGATTGTAAATTTCGCTTCCTATCCAAgttttattttagaatttggttAAATTTCGGTTTTAGTCCCTTGTATTTATAAAATATGAGGCTAAATTAGAAATTTATCATCTCTTCAGTTTTACAATATtgtaaaaaatcatttttattgaaatggtgttttgtgtttttttttaaattacaatattgaaataaaaaatccataatttttgtATTTGAAGGAAAAAATCAAGGGTAAATTGCATTGGTAGTCATCcaactattaataattttttttagtcatGCAAGTTAAATGGTCACCAAActattcaacttttcttttctgccaccaaactattttaatttttcttttttagtcactCTTCTTTAATTTA contains the following coding sequences:
- the LOC107934847 gene encoding DEAD-box ATP-dependent RNA helicase 21, whose protein sequence is MSNNNPPKPVFLTKAQREQLALQRLEEQRAQQKRRIEDLRSANGAANNRSDSSSGKPTSDSSDRRDRERQRERDRESERRNREREREEEAKARERARSEKLAEREREKELEAIKEQYLGSKKPKKRVIKPSEKFRFSFDWENTEDTSRDMNSLYQNPHEAQLLFGRGFRAGMDRREQKKLAAKNEKEMRDEIRKKDGVEEKPEEAAAQKLKEEAANTYDTFDMRVDKHWSDKKLEEMTERDWRIFREDFNISYKGSKIPRPMRSWSESKLTAELLKAVERVGYKKPSPIQMAAIPLGLQQRDVIGIAETGSGKTAAFVLPMLAYISRLPPMSEENEAEGPYAVVMAPTRELAQQIEDETMKFAHYLGIKVVSIVGGQSIEEQGFRIRQGCEVVIATPGRLLDCLERRYAVLNQCNYVVLDEADRMIDMGFEPQVVGVLDAMPSSNLKPENEDEELDEKRIYRTTYMFSATMPPAVERLARKYLRNPVVVTIGTAGKATDLISQHVMMVKESEKFPRLQKLLDELGDKTAIVFVNTKKNADTISKNLDKSGYKVTTLHGGRSQEQREISLEGFRAKRFNVLVATDVAGRGIDIPDVAHVINYDMPGNIEMYTHRIGRTGRAGKTGVATTFLTLHDTDVFFDLKQMLVQSGSPVPHELAKHEASKFKPGTIPDRPPRRNDTVFAH